GGGGGAAATGTACAAGTATCCAGAGCTAAAGCGATGCCTGTTGTGTTTACTAAAAGTTTTATgattggtttggatttttttcacagccAGTATTTGGTGTATTATATTGAAGTGAAGTCAAAACTGTACATAATACATAAATACTACAATACAAATTGAGATTGATCATGAAGACCTTTTGTGGAAGAGCTAATCCAACCACTGGTTCGATGGAGTGGTTAGAAGAGGGTGAGGACTATGACTACCACCAGGAGATTGCAAGGTATGCTTGGAAAAGTAGCTTGCTATTCCGTTAAAAGATACCAAAAAACGAGCAAatccaacttttttttaatgatagtTTGGGGGGGTCTGTCTTTCTTTGTAGAAGTTCCAAGGGCATGAGGTAAACAGACTGTAGAATAGTCTGAATGTCAGTAAATGTGCCCAGTGGTGTACAAGGCAGAACTGTCAATGTCGAATTTTGTGAATTATTCTCCAAATAGTTTCCTtgtaaactttttaaaatgttttctgtggggCTGATCCTAATACTGACAGTGACTGAGGTGGGGCAAAATGCATTGactaaatttcttttaaatgccaGTGCAAAATATAACTGCCAGTTGTCTGTTCCTGTTCTGCCTTTTTAAGAGCTTAGTGTAACAGCCAGAGAATGTGGGAAGATATATTTTGGGGTATGTTTGAGTAGTGCAACCCGTGAAGAAGGGGGAACCAAAGAAGTTTAAGTCTTAATAAAAAATGATAGGTCATTAGTAGTCTGTCTTTCATTGCTCTGTATAACTCTACATCTGTCTCAGGTGCTACTTCACAGCTGTTTGTCCATAGGTCTGTGCCTTGGGCCCATTATGTGGAGAGGATTTGTGCCAGTGGTTCATGAGTTCATTTATATGCTGATGGCCAGATCACTGAAATTACATTATCCCTTAGATTTGAGAAACGCTTCAGATCCTCAAAGCATATGTCAGTTTTTTGTGCATGTATGGGCCACGTTGCTTTGCAGAATGGAGTATTTTAACTGGAATATCTTTTATTGCAGGTCACGCTATGCAGATATGCTTCATGATAAGGACAGAGTAAGTATAGAGGCAAAACCCTGTTGAATGGTGGGAAAAGAGCCATTTCATTTCTCTTGAATAGCTGTCACTGATTGTTATATAGGTTTTTCTGAAAGATTAAATGATTACATTTTTGTACTCTCTAAGGTACCAGACCTGCTCTTAGATCAACAGATGCCCTCTTACATCTTACTTTAGTGTTCTGTTGtttactgcagaacatttttatatttggtAGCCgattttgctgttctgtgtttGACATTTTTGACAGAGAGCTCATTAGATGAAATTTCAAAGGCTGTAAAAGTGGAATTATTATTCCATCAGTAATCTTTTGAAAGACTATTGTGGTGCCTCCACAGTAGGCCTCTCTCTGGTTATAAATTCACAGTCAGAGAACGCAAGATGTCTTTAAAAGCATAAATGGGTAAAAggttgctgattttttttgtcttctccgCAGAATGTGAAATACTACCAAGGTATTCgtgctgcagtgagcagagTTAAAGAGAGAGGTGAGAAAGCAATTGTGCTGGATATAGGGACAGGCACAGGACTCCTGTCCATGATGGCAGCTTCGGCCGGGGCAGATTTCTGCTATGCAGTTGAGGTGAGCATTTGTTAGGAGTTGCACATATTCAACACATTCTTTGTGATGCTCTTATTTTCAGACTATCtctcttatttttgttctgaaggaaacagaaattctCTTCACAATTGCACTGTTAATAAAAGCAGGGTTTTGGCCTATTTCAGTGACTATCTCAGTGCtggttgttttggtttcatTGACAGTGTCTTCAGCACCTGTAAGTCTCTGGGGGTTTCTGTTgatgtatgtgtatatatttttatttttacaaagaaattagTTTGTTTAATGTAAATGCTACAATATTAATATGTATTCTTGTGTTTCAAAAGTTAAATTGGAGTAGCTTTTGGAGGCAACTGATACTCTGTAACAGTGGAGGTCTGAATTTTTCAAGTGAAGCTCGTTGCCTTGTTTCATGGTAGTGGACTTCAAACATAGGAGAAGATACAGAggatgttaatttttttcagaactaaATATATTGCATTTTGTGTTGGTGCCCTTCCATTTTTGAAAGCTGACATGAGGGTACCATTTTGTTACACTCTTGCTGTTCACAGGTGTTTAAGCCTATGGCTAATGCTGCTGTGAAGATAGTGGAGAAAAATGGTTTTTCTGACAAGATCAAAGTAATCAACAAGCATTCCACTGAAGTCACAGTTGGCCCAGGTGAGAAAAATAGGctaggcttaaaaaaaaatggcaagtacctgaaaattatgaagaaatatGTCTTACTCGTATTcctcatatatttttaattaaaacaagtaCTTCGAGAgcactgagagagctgggggtgctcagcttggagaagaggagaacCTTatctctacaactgcctgaaaaggttgtagccaggtgagggttggCTTCTTCTCCTGGgtgacaagtgacaggatgacaggaaatggcctcaggttgtgccagggaaggtttaggtgggagattaggaaaaattttttcacAGGAAGGGTTGTGAAACATTGAagactgcccagggaaaggatggagtcaccatccctggaagtgttcaaaaacatgtggatatggcacttgaggacatggtttagtggtggacatGGAGATGGTGCTGGGTTggtggttggacttgatcttaaaggtcttttccacctTAAGGATTCTGTGATACTTTACAATCCAGAAAGTAACACTGGAAGTCTACTTTGAAAGAGAGTGTTCTGGTAATATCTCAGTAGccatttgcatttcaaatggaaaataatttccagtcTTCAGCAGACTCTCTgacaggaataatttttttaattacttgtgTATTCACATAGCATTTTCTTGAAAGACTTACATAAAGGCGTAACATTACGATATTAATTTGTGTCTTTTAGATGGAGATATGCAGTGTCGGGCAAACATCCTGGTAACAGAATTATTTGATACAGAGCTGATAGGAGAAGGAGCTTTACCAACCTATGAGCACGCACACAAATACCTTGTACaggtaagaaaacagaaagtatGTCACATCTATCAGTAGagaaattcttctgctttttcttgaaGTAGGATAGAGATTATACAGAACTTAGGCTTCTGTATCCCTTGGTAAATACACCATTAGCTCTGCTAGTAAATCACAGGCTCTGAAATAACACCTGGTTGCTTTGTGTTGAAACCAATAACTTGCTGGTTAACCAGTGTCTTTCAGAAAGGCATCCAGTCCTGATTTGAAGCTCTTCTTAATAACATCTTCGTTccaagatgttttaaaaattaaattctcctAAATTTGATGAACTTTACCTCCCAGGCATTGGTtcatttttggttgttttttcctaTTGTGCTCTTACTACTCCTTATGCATTTTgcatgtgaaaatattttaaacactgtaTTTAAATCAGTATGGTTTTTTTGAACATATGATCTACAGGTATAATTTTTAGGGCTTTCTCTTCTacattttcttatattttccCTTCATTAAAATGTGGATGGCAAAACTTTATTTAGGTTTCCAGGTTTCCTTTCACCAGTTTAAAAGACACTTTATAAACATAGTAGCACTCCATAACTTTGTACTGCTCTCCATATATAATTCCAAATTGCaattagtctttttttctgtaaaagcatTGTTTTTGGACTTCATGGTTGGCTCTTAGTTCATTGTGGGATTTTTAGGACAACTTGTATGTTTTCTACTCTTTAAACATGGATACAAAGTTGTCCTTGcgtaaattatttttcttattttctcattGCAATCACCaactctttttttattgttgatAGCTTACTAGATTTCTGCCTTGAGAAGCCCAAGATAAATCTCTTATTTCAGAATGAGAGTGGAAATGCAAGTTTAACTGAGGCTGGTAAACTGATAATGTATGGTTAATGAAGTAATCTGGCCACACTGAACAGGATAGATACGTATATTCTATTTCACAGCGAGATAAATTGCTCTGATGTTACAAAAGTctccaaaataatttgtattttagatTTTGAAGCTCCCAGTCCAACTTTCCTTTAAGTGGGCTTGCATTTcaattgatttaattttcactCATGTTAATAAGTCAAACTTACTGAATGTTATTACCCTTTGTTTTGAACACTCAGGAAGGATGTGAGGCAGTGCCTCACAGGGCAACAGTGTATGTCCAGTTAGTGGAATCCAAAAGAATGTGGTCCTGGAAGAAACTGTTTCCTGTTCATGTTGAAGCAGAGGATGGTGAAAAAATTCTTGTTCCCCCTTCAGAAATGGAGAACTGTCCAGGTGTTCCTTCTGTTTGTGATATCCAACTGAACCAGATGCCTTTAAGTGACTTCACTACCCTTAGTGGTGTGGTGGCAATGTTCAGGTAAAGGAGACATTGTTTTGTTCAGAACAAAGTTACCCTGTTACACCTTTCATATAAGCTGTGCATTCAGCTTAAGAAGCTGGTGGGAATTTCTGAAGAATGCTgaactatttctttttatgattttcatgcttctctctctgcagtgtGGATTTCAGTAAACCAGTACAGAGTGCTTCTACCTATTATAGAGTGCAGCTGGAGCCTGTGAAGTCTGGCAAGGCACAAATTGTCCTTTCCTGGTGGGATATTGACATGGACCCCTCTGGGATGATAAACTGTACAATGGCTCCCTACTGGGTAAAACCCACTTCTGCTTTGCAGGTAAAATACTGAGCCTTCAGATACCGTTGTCAGATGACTGAGCAACTCTTCTGAGTACTGGGGGGTTTAAGCAGCTCTGCCTTAAATTGCTTAGGAACTTTGCTAATGTTTAAAGTATTGGAAGATGCTAAATAAGCAAACTGTAGAAATTTTAGCTATGGTATGTGCCCGTTTGAGgttttctttaatattaaagAGTAATTTTTATGTAACACTTAAAGACCGAAGCTGACTTCCAGGTactgttatttcttttactttcaagaaacaaagatttctgtatctttttccTTAACTAGTCTTTATCCCTGGTTAAAATATTAGTCTGTGGTTTGCTTCCATGTAGTTCTTCTATtaaatttccaaataaatgttATGTTTATGGTAGTGTGTTTATATGCTCATAAAAAAAAGAGGCTGGTGTAGGAAAATGCTGGATTGATATGGATATTTAGAGAAACCCTATCACTATTAAGTCAGATTCCTGTGGTTTTGTGTGAATGTATTTACTAGTAGGATGAATTTAGTCAAAAAATAAGTTACAAAATTATTGATTGTCTACACTTATGTTTGAGAATgataatttcaaatattaaacTTGGAGGTGTTCAGTCAGCTTAGAATGACTGTTCAGCATGGGATACTTGCAGTGCAAAAACCAGCTTTTTGAAACACAAAAGAGTTGTGCCGTGACCAGAGTGACACTAAGTGACGTAATTCTAGGTGCATGAGGCTGTCAGCAATTCAATACAAGTTTCTAACAAGTGAACTGTGGAGGTGGAACAGCATTAATAAATGCAAAGCAATTTTggattgtttttaattttgttgaaaTAGAAGCTTGGCTAGTGAGCAAGCCAGTGGTCTCAGGCTTATTGTATTGCAAGAAATCAATATTATTCAACCTGTAATAGTGGTATTTGTTCAGCCTTGCTAACTTGAATGAGATTCTTAATAGTGCATTTTCAAAGTTGTGCCTATTCTCCCTAATTGATTTCCTGCTATTTGTTTACTTTCCATTTGCTATTTATGAGCGAGTTCCTAAGGCTTTGTATATATATAACCCTTTTCAGTGGAGAGATCACTGGATGcagtgtgtttattttcttccaaatgagGAGCCAGTTCTGCAGGGTGAGAAGTTGTACCTGACTGCCTGTCGTGATGAGTACTCTGTGTGGTACAACCTGCAGAAAGCCAGGTAACAATCTGTTTGTGAAAAAGGCTGCTGTACTACTCCTAGCTGGAGTATTTGCTGCTCTTAGGGCATCTAGTTTTGTAGAAGAGCAATGTAAGAACCCAAGGActagaaaaatatgaaaggctGCTTCATGGGCAATGCACAGGTGGAAAATACACATTATGCATAAAAATACAGTTGGACTGCAAGCTCCTACCTTGTACCTGGTTGCATTCTGTGacaaagaaacataaaacaCTAATGGTTGATTCCTGGAAATCCTAAAATAACAGCTCAGCTGAGGTGGCACATAGGTAAAGAAGTGAAATAATTGCCATTGtgtttccattttctattttcctagACAGCACTGTCTTTTAGAGATTACTGCTTTCTGCTCAGATTAAAAAGAGCTTAATCATGTTGGTTGTGATGACGATAGCAgctaacatttttaaaaaacagtgcTAGCTTTAAAATGTCTGAATTTGCTGTGCCTTTTTTAATTAGGAATCCAAACAAGTAACTGTTTGCTGAAAGAGCAAAGCCTTAAGTACGTAACCATCACAGTGGGAAAATGGGGATGGTTCttgattttgtcttttaaagaaGGTGAGAATTCTTTTTGGCCTCTCTTCATTTGGAAATGCAGAGTTACAAAAATGTCTCTGGAGAACCAGTAACTTCGAAAAAGTGACAGCAGAGTTCATATGCTTTAATGTGCATATCAGCCAAAATGCATACATGTGCCTGTTTGCAAAAACCATGTTGCTGATGCTGTAGTTAATATTTCATTGAAATTTTCTacagagaaggggaaaataaagcagatgaaGAGCATAAAGCAGATGTTTGCATGGAGAGTCCTGTCTGTAGGTGTCGTGCTCATCTGCTTTGGAACAGAGCCCGCTTTGGGGAGCTGAATGATCAGAACCGAACACACCAATACATCAAGGCCTTGAGGAAAGTGAGTGCTTGTTGCCTGCAGGTTTTATTGGCTTCTCTGATGGATGCACATAATGTTAATTTGCAGTAATTCTTTACGGAATTTGTTTGTCCCCTGCAAAGGACTTTGCTCACAAAGTATATTTCTTATCCATCAGCAGATGTAAGTTATACTTTTGTCTTGAAAACtctaattacatttttaaatggtaaGCAGCCATTTTTGCATAGAGTTTATAGCAGTTCTATGTGTTTGTTACATGTAGTATTGGTAGTTGAATGAAGACATCTAATACATTTTTGAGCAAACTTTTTCAGACCTAAGTCAATGGCattaaatgagaattttttaCCATTATTTGATATGAAAGTGTATAAAGTACGGAAAACTTTTCCCTATGGAATAAGAATAACAATGactatttgttttctgtaggtTCTGAAAACAGATAGTGTTTGCCTTTGTATCAGTGATGGCAgtctgctgcctgtgctggctcaCTGTCTTGGAGCAAAGCAGGTACAGTACTTCATCCTGTTTTTCAGATCTTGGCATTTTAGTTGGTATTTTTCTCTTATGTAATTCATTTCCAACTCATTATTTAACTATTTCCAGTGCCCCATCAGGGATAAGTGAGGAATAGGCTCACACTGTGTTGTAGGGGAGGTTAAATTCATCTCTGATCAAGCTGAAGTCTAGGAAGATAAATAATTACCAGATTTGACATTTACTGATGTGTAGTTTTGAAGGAAAGTGCTGCTTCCTGTTTACCATCTTCTATCTTGTGCTTTTGGAAGCACTCTTTCTATGGACCTTAATGTCTGGcaaggttttcttcttcttttatgtaccataattacatttattatttgGTCTTGAGTGGAAGAGCTGTAAAAGCAAAGTAGGAAGCAGTAAGAATACTGGGTCTGTGTGTAACTGAGAGCTGAGAGCTTCCTGGCTGTCTCACATATATAAATTCCCTACTTGATGTCACGAGGCTCTTTAAACTAAAATCTGTTAGTGTTGAACTGAATATTTGGGAATGTGTAATGTAATATAATCTGCAGGAATGTAGTATATTGCTTAACTATTCACCAATTTTGGATAAAAACGAATGTTTTCTCTTACTGCAGAAAGCTTCTTAGCACTTTCCAGCTGACACAGTCTGGTCATGTTAAGCACTATTTACGATTTGACACACTGGCAATATGCTTGCATTAGTTCATGAGTAAATATGTGCTTAGAACAAATGTTAATATGCTGTGTGCAActtaaagatggaaaagaaatatttgcattcgGATGAGTTTTTTTCTGGTATagctgtgaaaacagaattatttagcCTGTAGTTTGGGGGGGTGTTTCgttgttaaaaatgtttattatagTGGGCTGTGGAATAGGTGCATAGTTCTTATGAACTGTGCTCACTAGGGCATCGAACTGTTTCTTCATTCTTCAGTTAcatattcttttaattaaaaactatAAAGCTAGTTTGACTAACTGTGTATTTTCATTAGGTGTTTACGTTAGAAAACTCTGGTGTGTCCTGTTCTGTCATGGAAAAAGTGAGTATTCCATTTACTTTTAAAGCTGGATCTCTCCTGCAGATGCCTCTTGGCTTGTCTgcttgagctgctgctctgctgctgcctttgccttgGTGATAAAGGCCAGGCTGTTTGTGTCTGAGGATCAGTGAGAGCATCCCACAGCCTGCACCAGTCTTACCTGGCAAGCAGCATCCAGCAGTTGTCTTCCAGCTGAGACAAGTTGGGGATGCCTGCTCTGCTGTTGTCTCTGCcttggggaagggcaggggaggCTCTGCCAGCAGAGTGGAGGCTGTTCAGGAGAGGCAGCTGGTGCCTAAGAAGTGTCTGGAAGCAGCTTCCTGAAGTCATCATATGGCTGTGACTCCTTTAGTTGACACTGTGTATTTGAAAGAGGTCTggctcagcctgcagctcaGGAGTGCAAAACCAGGAATGGTGGGCAAATGAGGACCCGAAGCTGGTCTCAAAGAGAAGCCAAATATGCAGTGTATTCATAGCTGAAGTGATTCTTACTTTTCTTGGTTATCCTTCTCATATGCTTCAAAGTATAAATCAATGAAGGTGAGGAATCTGCCTTTTTACGTAGGTAATTGAAGGACTATGGAGGGCATGTGCTTCAGTTCCCTGGGTGTGACATGTTGGCTCTATGTGCATACAGCCTTGAACCATAGACTTGTATCATCCTCACGAGTTATGGCAGGAAGttatattaaaatttcttctggctactgggggttttttctaat
This genomic interval from Corvus cornix cornix isolate S_Up_H32 chromosome 11, ASM73873v5, whole genome shotgun sequence contains the following:
- the PRMT7 gene encoding protein arginine N-methyltransferase 7, which gives rise to MKTFCGRANPTTGSMEWLEEGEDYDYHQEIARSRYADMLHDKDRNVKYYQGIRAAVSRVKERGEKAIVLDIGTGTGLLSMMAASAGADFCYAVEVFKPMANAAVKIVEKNGFSDKIKVINKHSTEVTVGPDGDMQCRANILVTELFDTELIGEGALPTYEHAHKYLVQEGCEAVPHRATVYVQLVESKRMWSWKKLFPVHVEAEDGEKILVPPSEMENCPGVPSVCDIQLNQMPLSDFTTLSGVVAMFSVDFSKPVQSASTYYRVQLEPVKSGKAQIVLSWWDIDMDPSGMINCTMAPYWVKPTSALQWRDHWMQCVYFLPNEEPVLQGEKLYLTACRDEYSVWYNLQKAREGENKADEEHKADVCMESPVCRCRAHLLWNRARFGELNDQNRTHQYIKALRKVLKTDSVCLCISDGSLLPVLAHCLGAKQVFTLENSGVSCSVMEKFFKANHLEDKIKIIETRPELLKPSHLEDKKICVLVGEPFFTTSLLPWHNLYFWYARTAVSTHLASNVTVLPQSASLHMMIVEFQDLWRIRSPCGICEGFDVQTMDDMIKDSLNFRESREAEPHPLWEYPCKSLSDPQEVLTFDFTKTVPQHCLSTEGSVKLLRKGKSHGAVLWMEYHLAADVSVSTGLMQMSNEKGICEWNPHCKQAVYFFSSVIESEILSEPTAVTYAINFDTKTGEIAMDFKLL